The Spirochaetaceae bacterium DNA segment GGTCTGCCGCGCGATCGCCTCGCTCAGGAACTCCAGTACCGGTCGCCACTCGCCCGCGTTGGCCATCCGCATCATCAACTGCTCGAACCGGAACAGGTTGACCGCGAACACCCCCACGTCGCGGTAGGCGTCGCGCAGGTAGCCGTACATCAGCCGCTTCACGGTCTGGTTCGGGATCGCCAGCCGCGGCACCCGCTGCACCACGTCGCGGATGCTCAGCAGCCCGAAGTAGTGCAGCAGGGAGAAGAAGTTCTCCTGCTTGGTGAGGTCCTGCAGCGGAAAGCCGGGCCGAATGCGGGTGTCCACCTGCTCCTCGCCGATGACGTCGCGCAGCAGGTCGAAGTTGCCGTTCAGTTGCCGCCCGGTCACCAGCAGGTGGCGCAGCTTGCCATAGTCGATGCGCACGTTGGTGTCGATCAGTTCGTCCGGCACCTCTCGGTTCGGCATCGAGTGCTTCAGGTAGTACAACACCATGTCGGTGTTGTAGAGATCGGTCTCGGCCGCCCTGGCGAAGCGGTAGCCGTTGTACCACTCACCCATGATATCCATGGCCGTAGCGGCGTCCTGGTTGAACACGCCCTGCGCTCGGTACGTCTCCACTAGGTCCCGTACCTCCGGCTCGGTGAAGCCGACCATCTCGTTGAAGTCCGGTTCCAGGCTGATGTTGGTGCCGATGTTGAAGCCGCTGGTCACGTCGTCCATGGTGACCGGCGACACCCCGGTGATGAACAGCCGCTCCAGGCCGCCGCCGCTACGGTCCGCGCCGGACTTCAGGGTGGCGAAGAAGTTGCGGTAGAAGCCGCCGCCGTGGGTGAACGAGTGGTACGCCTCGGCGCCGTGGTACGCCAGCACCGTGTTGGCGAAGTTGTCGTACTCGTCGATCAGCACGTACAGCGGGATTTCATGGTCGCCCGCGTACCGGAACAACTCGGAGAGCTTGGTGGCGATGGAGGGCGGCGCGAGGATATCCCGCATCGCCGCTTCCGGAAACAGGTCGGGATGGCGACGCAGCGTGCCCCGGAGTTCGATCATGCAGTACGTTTCGAACTCCCGCTCCAGCGTTTCCAGCTTGTCGTTGACCGCCGAGAAGTTGAAGCGCAGGGTGACGTAGCGGCTCTGTTCCCCGGTCGGCTTCCGCCCGATGTCGGTGCCGGCGAAGGTGCCGTCGAAGTCGTCCGCCCAGAAGCGGTCGTAGTAGTTCTCCAGCAGGGAGATCCACAGCGACTTGCCGAACCGGCGCGGGCGGATCAGGAAGACGTAGTCCTCCCGCTCCAGGCGCCGCAGGAAGCGGGTCTTGTCGACGTACAGCCACCGGTTCCGGCGGATGCGCCTGAAGTCGGCCTGACCGTAGGGAATGCGCGGGTGCGTGGGTGGCGTGCTCACTACTGTAGCCTGAGCCAGGCTCCGGCACTGACTCTATCGTCTCCAGGTGCGACGCGCAACGGAGCCGCAACGGGGCGGCACGGTCACTCCGCGACACGGAAGACCGATTCGGCTGCCGACTTCCTGGGGCGGTCGGTCGCCATCATCGGCCTGGCCACGCCGAACTTCTGGCTGGGAATTATGGTCATGATCTTCCCGGCAATCTGGTGGGGCTGGGCGCCGCCGCTGGAGCTGGTTTCTTTCACCGAAGACCCGCTGGGGAATCTGGCGGTGTTCTTCATCCCCAGCCTGATTCTGGGGACGGCCTCGGCAGCCGCCACCATGCGGATGACGCGCACCATGATGCTGGAGGTGCTCCGGCAGGATTTTGTCAGGACGGCCTGGGCGAAGGGCTTGCGGGAGCGGACCGTGGTGGTCCGACACGCCGTCAAGAACGCACTCATCCCGGTGGTGTCCCTGATCGGCCTGCAGTTGCCGATCCTGGTCGGGGGCG contains these protein-coding regions:
- a CDS encoding ABC transporter permease, yielding MRGWRAHYCSLSQAPALTLSSPGATRNGAATGRHGHSATRKTDSAADFLGRSVAIIGLATPNFWLGIMVMIFPAIWWGWAPPLELVSFTEDPLGNLAVFFIPSLILGTASAAATMRMTRTMMLEVLRQDFVRTAWAKGLRERTVVVRHAVKNALIPVVSLIGLQLPILVGGAVIMENIFNLPGLGRLLLNALNDRDYPMVSGINLFFATGVVVINLLIDLVYALLDPRVRYH
- a CDS encoding AAA family ATPase; the encoded protein is MSTPPTHPRIPYGQADFRRIRRNRWLYVDKTRFLRRLEREDYVFLIRPRRFGKSLWISLLENYYDRFWADDFDGTFAGTDIGRKPTGEQSRYVTLRFNFSAVNDKLETLEREFETYCMIELRGTLRRHPDLFPEAAMRDILAPPSIATKLSELFRYAGDHEIPLYVLIDEYDNFANTVLAYHGAEAYHSFTHGGGFYRNFFATLKSGADRSGGGLERLFITGVSPVTMDDVTSGFNIGTNISLEPDFNEMVGFTEPEVRDLVETYRAQGVFNQDAATAMDIMGEWYNGYRFARAAETDLYNTDMVLYYLKHSMPNREVPDELIDTNVRIDYGKLRHLLVTGRQLNGNFDLLRDVIGEEQVDTRIRPGFPLQDLTKQENFFSLLHYFGLLSIRDVVQRVPRLAIPNQTVKRLMYGYLRDAYRDVGVFAVNLFRFEQLMMRMANAGEWRPVLEFLSEAIARQTGILDYISGEKVIQGFLAAYLSVTDYYVFRSEAELGKGHADIALEPLIARYPHLQRGYLIELKYRARSESADQAAVTTAVEEAQAQLLRYLADERLARQFPGVRFTGLVVVFHGWELVYCDAVRR